DNA sequence from the Dunckerocampus dactyliophorus isolate RoL2022-P2 chromosome 4, RoL_Ddac_1.1, whole genome shotgun sequence genome:
CCCAGCCCAAGTCTTAAACTTCAgtccaattaataatacaaaataaagacataGTGCAAGCTCCTTtcaaataatgacacatctcttccaagcacagataagCAAATAGAAGTATGTGTCACATGAGtacaatgaaaatgctgttttaccTTGCAGAAGTAAACAATCCCagactcaaaatgtcataacaatggtAACGggacatttcagactgagcacGGTGCCGTCAACCCTCCAGGTGCAACATTCGAAAGTAATGAAATTACAAAGcagaaaagttaccatactCTGGCTATATGGTAACTagttggtctggctggtcaagcAAGGattacaacagcaacaacattagtagagtaaaactaacctgtctcactaCAGGCCTAAACCCAGATCGTGTGTCCTATTAGTTGGTGAACAAGCTAAcacttggtgaattctgcttgcacccttcttgaaattaaTTCAAAGACGTTCCAAACGTCGGCATTCAAACGCCCGCTAGCTAGCATACTCGCCTCTGctggtctggctggtcaagttctgcacccttcttgaaattaaTCCAAAGATGTTCCAAACCTCGGCGTTCAAAAGCCAGCTAGCTGCTGTAGCTAGCAACCCAGGCTCTCGCCTTGTTTGTAAGACACTGgcaaccgattgcttctctcgcgatacccggtgcatgtctcacAATCGATTAAgttaaagatttatggctgattattatcgaTTGTTTTACCGGCAAATTGGAATCATTCCCTCCTCAAACTGGAggtccggtcgcatcggtttatcgttcacatcccTACTCTCGACTGTTGTCGCATTTCTGACAGTAGTACTGCTGTTTAAATGTTGTCCCTCTCCAGCCCACAGAGGGGTGTGAATTGAAATCCTGTGGCATAGAATACAGAAGACGATGCAtgatgagtttaaaaaaaaaggcttttttttataAGACAAGCAATTAAATATGAACATATTTTATAGCATTTTCTTCAATGTTATAATTCAGTATAAAATATTACACCATAAAAtatccacacacacattaaGCGAAACAAATTTAAACTCTTAACTTACATGAACTATCAAGatttcaatatgtaaataatataaatagcattgtgtcctgcagatgtccagcagctgattggttATCAAGAAGAATGTTGCCCTCACCCGAAGGAGCAGAGCTTCACCTTGAAACGGGATTTTCCACAGCTTCCCcgtgttaaagaggaagaggaggaactctggatcACTCAGGAGGGGGACAATCTTCTAGGGCCaaaggaggctgatctcaccaagttgtcactgactggtgtctctgtgaagactgaagaccatgaagacaaacaacCTGAGTCCTTACGTTGGTTGTTTCCTTCAGATGTCCAACAGCAGATTGGTCATCAAGGAGAACATCCCCCTCAGCCACAAGGGGCGAGgtccactttgaagcaggaggatTCACAGCCCTCCCAAGTTAAAgacgaagaggaggaactctggatcACTCGGGAAGGAGAGTATCTTCTAGAGCCgaaggaggctgatctcaccaagaTACGGCTGACtgttgtctctgtgaagactgaagatgatgaagttaaaccacctgagtcctcacagcttcatcacagtccaagtgaggagaatagaggggcggagcctccaaacagaagctcaccacaacacatgacaacagaagctgatggagaccactgtggaggatcacaagcagacaacctcttagctccactatcagatagtgacgacacaacatcacactctcctgaggGTGAAGACTGGGACGACACCCAAGAACCTTTGAGCAGTGATACAGATATTGAAGGTGATATGAGGgctcacactgacaacaaacactctgaatgctctaaaaagaagacagggAAGAAACGTttcacctgctcagtttgtgctaaaagcttTTCGCAGAGGACTAATTTCACTcgacacatgcgcacacacacaggagagaaaccttttgcttgttctgtttgtggtcaaagattctctcaaaagtTTACTATGTTATCACATATGACAACCCACACAGGGGAAAAACCTTTTaattgctcagtttgtgctcaAAGATTCTCTCGAAATTCAAATATGGTAAGAcatatgagaacacacacagcagaaaaaccttttgcttgttctgtttgtggtcaaagattctcttATCAGTCAAATATAGTACCACACATGAggaaacacacaggagaaaaaccatttGCTTGTTCTGTTTGTGGTAAAAATTTTGTTCACAAAGCAAatatggtatcacacatgagaaagcacactggagaaaaaccctttcgTTGCTCAGTTTGTAGTCAAAACTTTTCTCACAGACACAATTTGGCTTATCACATGCTGAAACACACAGAAGAAAAACAGTTCGCATGTTCTGAttgtggtcaaagattctctcaaaagtgtgctctggtatcacacatgagaatgCACACGGGGGAAAAACCTTtttgttgctcagtttgtggtcaaagattctctcGACATGAAAGTATGGTAAAACACAtcagaacgcacacaggagaaaaaccgtttccttgttctgtttgtggtcaaagattctctcaaaagtgTGCTCTGggatcacacatgagaacgcacacaggagaaaaaccttttagttgctcaatttgtggtcaaagattctctcGAAATGCAACTATGGTGTCACACGTGAGAACAcatacaggagaaaaaccttttagttgctcagtttgtggtcaaagattctctcGAAATGCAACTTTGGTAtcgcacatgagaacgcacacaggggAGCAACCTTTTGGTTGTTCTATTTGTGGTCAGAGATTCTCTCGAAAGTCAAATATGGTAGTGCACATAAGAACGCACACaaaagaaaaaccttttagctgcTCATTTTGTAGTAAAAGTTATTCACAAAAGAACAGTTTGACCGTACATATGCAGACACACAATGGAcaataaactttttttgtgtcgagtTTGTGCTAAAATATTGGCAAATCATGGAAGTGTGATGTCTCATGAGAAGATGCCTAGACATTGTTTGTGATGTGTGTGATACCAGATTCCCCCAATAGCCTATTATGCTGCCAATAACAACAGTTACACAACTTTGATTGGTTCAGAATAACATGgattttgtgtcctttttaggaCAAttgttgttatgtttttttgtaagtaTTTGTACTTTTATCTCCTGTCGTAACCtttctaaaatgtactttttcaaaGTCCTGAGTCCAGATGAATAAACCAGGACTGGACCTTTATtggatttcaattttttttgcctcatttgTACTGTCACTGTTCCATAATGTATATTGTactgcaaaaataataatacaaaataaatatctttCGTACGATAAATTGAAATATGTCCTGCTTAACATCACagaatgaaaatatattttttcacagaCCTATGTCCTACTTAAGTCatcattaatttttttaaacattatatatacaaatgtatatactttgtatactttgtgtgtgtgtatatactatatatatatatgtgtgtgtgtgtatatatatactcctgatcaaaatctagATGCTAGGCATTCactgaagctaagaagctttctctttttgaacgtggtcatattatcgagctgcataagcaaggcctctcgcagcgtgccattgctgctgaggttgggagcagtaagacagtcccccttcttgtttttgcatgttggagctctacttaaaacctcattaagatccaaatgtgtaaaatgcaaattcgagcaatttttcaactggtctttttCAActggaacactaaaataacatccTAGATATGAATGAAGGAAATACTGTATTAtgaaatactttgttctttacattgTTGAATCTGCTGAATACAAAGTCAGACAAAAAATGATCAATgaaaatcaaatttattattaCTGGGTGTGtcaagtgttccctttattattttagcatatatatataaaaccgcCTATAGCGGACACTAAAGGGAAACAAAGTGGgcactataggcaggtggccgttatagacaggttggcggccattttgaatttgtgcgcgcatatattgacatgtctgtgattagaagcttgtgtttgcagatacatataattatactgttacatgttcaccagtagagggcactgtgggactgcagataaaagttgtaaagaactactaggcttgttattctacaccacccatagaacaaagctgtgctactttatatacggcagagtgtcattacagctttagttcatcaggaagtgacggtaggcgtcccgagcaggagagctaggctcagtgctagctgtgagtttcgagagagttgggaagtgtgtttatgttggcgtggatgtaaagtcctgcagtgttctccgctgttaataaagccattaaagtgcatcggcgacgtgagtctctccttccccacaacaagcggcattacagtattgaccagtgcacattgtctcacaccaggaaataaacggtgtcacttgttacaggcattggctggacagctatgtagtggggcttgtttaacctttgccttgtgggcaagcaggaaggagagacgatgctgagagatgtgtgtgtgttctgagctgctgtctggtggccgttcaataaataaagttggcagaagcaacaggagaagtttccttccttgcttcggagctgaataacactgacaagttaacagactagtagcgaacggaaaagaacacggctttgtttgtgtcgaatacagaagatgaggactttgatggatttgtggatgaggattgatggaaaataacgtgagtacattctaaaatacttcaattaagtacaaccgaactcagttttgctcccgctgccgcatgcatgctagcgtatgtttttttttttattgtagcgtcgctgggagcacgtcctgttcccagcctactttgcggtaatgttttggtgcaaatgctcttaaagttacatgtttgaacAGGAAATAggaagctcaaaagaagacggcttttttatgtggaacaactgacagtttgtgtggatcttgtgaatgattgtgactgagctaggactcagtaattaaagtctacacacgacggcttcattgattgaaaaacaaaattttttcatgcatgaagcttctacttgagtcggtaatttggccgctatatgcggtcagatattgaccaagggagacaaaatgggtggccgcgttggacaggtgactgctatacacagggtctataacatgttaATTTGCtgagggggatttttcagtggctgctataggcaaatattgttcacaaatctgaaATCTGTGCATACGTTGTTCATCCACCTAACAGGAAAGaaaatatgtaattaaaaataaaatttatgaaattattagaccaaagttcatgctaataataggctttttcatctaTGTCACAAATCCGAGATgccgtttttttcttgaaatatatataacttcttagcacagGAGTCGGCAACAAAAAACGTTGAAAGACCTTTTCAACACAAGCACccattttctgaaaagtagtcatttatttcaaagtacTCGTAAAAGTCCAGTGATTGATAGCTAAGTCGAGCAGTGTTAGCCAGCGAGCTAAAAGTAAGAGGCTGTCAGTCactatgcacattttttgaggCGCCAGGTCGTGAAGTTCAGCCAATACGTACCATCACAACCCTACTAGTTGGCACACATGCACTTCTCTTTGTTTAATAAGCTGTTATGTTTGGTGTTTCCAGACAATTTTTCTTCAGTGGGCATgcaggcaaaatggctcttttgatagtaaaggttgccgacccctgatctacataATTAGACTGATGTCACATTGGTATCACATTGCTTCAGCACATATGCATCACTATCCGTATACAGTCATGCATGACAATAGAGCCCTACTAACACTAATACTGAGTCATTATGATACCACATATACCCACTATTTAAGgaaactatacagtatatgtagtgtTATCTTCAGTTTAGCGGTCACATAAGGTTTGTAGCTCCATGTGGGTTTTAATTTGGTGAAAATGGGCCCAAAGGGCTCTTTTCATGCTAAGGGTTGCCAACATAACTaaagtaaacataataacacatttttataaagattatttcattacatttcatttatCATGTGCTAGTATTGTAAATACCATGAAACAAAACTCTTACAGGTCAGCATCACTTtaatttttaagaaaaagaGTCACACATTGTACTTGCTGCGGTATTGTAGAATTTAATGGCATGGGGCATCGTTGGAGCATAAAGgtcagtggcgtgaaaaagtgtttgcccccttcccgatttctcttttttttttttttttttgcatgtttgtcacacttaaatatttcagatcatcaaacaaattagtcaatgacaacacaactgaacacaaaatgcagttttaagtcaaactttttattattaggagAAAAAGTGGCAGTTGGCTCAGaaggtagagcaggtcatccagaacCCCGAAGCTCGGTGggtcgatcctcgctccctccatccagtcactgttgttgtgtccctgggcaagacacttcacccaccttgcccccagtgctgcccacactgctGGTGTACAGTGTGGATGTTTGGTCATGGTT
Encoded proteins:
- the LOC129179204 gene encoding zinc finger protein 436-like isoform X1, whose product is MLRWRRPVKEKVEENQRHQLPANHQRRKSPKLQITVSAVSTTQLFSRRAVSSHGRNDAYVQQLIGYQEECCPHPKEQSFTLKRDFPQLPRVKEEEEELWITQEGDNLLGPKEADLTKLSLTGVSVKTEDHEDKQPESLRWLFPSDVQQQIGHQGEHPPQPQGARSTLKQEDSQPSQVKDEEEELWITREGEYLLEPKEADLTKIRLTVVSVKTEDDEVKPPESSQLHHSPSEENRGAEPPNRSSPQHMTTEADGDHCGGSQADNLLAPLSDSDDTTSHSPEGEDWDDTQEPLSSDTDIEGDMRAHTDNKHSECSKKKTGKKRFTCSVCAKSFSQRTNFTRHMRTHTGEKPFACSVCGQRFSQKFTMLSHMTTHTGEKPFNCSVCAQRFSRNSNMVRHMRTHTAEKPFACSVCGQRFSYQSNIVPHMRKHTGEKPFACSVCGKNFVHKANMVSHMRKHTGEKPFRCSVCSQNFSHRHNLAYHMLKHTEEKQFACSDCGQRFSQKCALVSHMRMHTGEKPFCCSVCGQRFSRHESMVKHIRTHTGEKPFPCSVCGQRFSQKCALGSHMRTHTGEKPFSCSICGQRFSRNATMVSHVRTHTGEKPFSCSVCGQRFSRNATLVSHMRTHTGEQPFGCSICGQRFSRKSNMVVHIRTHTKEKPFSCSFCSKSYSQKNSLTVHMQTHNGQ
- the LOC129179204 gene encoding gastrula zinc finger protein XlCGF57.1-like isoform X3; this encodes MAEMTRVSTGVRNATAITSTSRLFPTTRVYYSPRALYVQQLIGYQEECCPHPKEQSFTLKRDFPQLPRVKEEEEELWITQEGDNLLGPKEADLTKLSLTGVSVKTEDHEDKQPESLRWLFPSDVQQQIGHQGEHPPQPQGARSTLKQEDSQPSQVKDEEEELWITREGEYLLEPKEADLTKIRLTVVSVKTEDDEVKPPESSQLHHSPSEENRGAEPPNRSSPQHMTTEADGDHCGGSQADNLLAPLSDSDDTTSHSPEGEDWDDTQEPLSSDTDIEGDMRAHTDNKHSECSKKKTGKKRFTCSVCAKSFSQRTNFTRHMRTHTGEKPFACSVCGQRFSQKFTMLSHMTTHTGEKPFNCSVCAQRFSRNSNMVRHMRTHTAEKPFACSVCGQRFSYQSNIVPHMRKHTGEKPFACSVCGKNFVHKANMVSHMRKHTGEKPFRCSVCSQNFSHRHNLAYHMLKHTEEKQFACSDCGQRFSQKCALVSHMRMHTGEKPFCCSVCGQRFSRHESMVKHIRTHTGEKPFPCSVCGQRFSQKCALGSHMRTHTGEKPFSCSICGQRFSRNATMVSHVRTHTGEKPFSCSVCGQRFSRNATLVSHMRTHTGEQPFGCSICGQRFSRKSNMVVHIRTHTKEKPFSCSFCSKSYSQKNSLTVHMQTHNGQ
- the LOC129179204 gene encoding gastrula zinc finger protein XlCGF57.1-like isoform X2 yields the protein MNHCYAKMATSSQREGGRESAPPTPSKSSTEEKPQTADNDVQQLIGYQEECCPHPKEQSFTLKRDFPQLPRVKEEEEELWITQEGDNLLGPKEADLTKLSLTGVSVKTEDHEDKQPESLRWLFPSDVQQQIGHQGEHPPQPQGARSTLKQEDSQPSQVKDEEEELWITREGEYLLEPKEADLTKIRLTVVSVKTEDDEVKPPESSQLHHSPSEENRGAEPPNRSSPQHMTTEADGDHCGGSQADNLLAPLSDSDDTTSHSPEGEDWDDTQEPLSSDTDIEGDMRAHTDNKHSECSKKKTGKKRFTCSVCAKSFSQRTNFTRHMRTHTGEKPFACSVCGQRFSQKFTMLSHMTTHTGEKPFNCSVCAQRFSRNSNMVRHMRTHTAEKPFACSVCGQRFSYQSNIVPHMRKHTGEKPFACSVCGKNFVHKANMVSHMRKHTGEKPFRCSVCSQNFSHRHNLAYHMLKHTEEKQFACSDCGQRFSQKCALVSHMRMHTGEKPFCCSVCGQRFSRHESMVKHIRTHTGEKPFPCSVCGQRFSQKCALGSHMRTHTGEKPFSCSICGQRFSRNATMVSHVRTHTGEKPFSCSVCGQRFSRNATLVSHMRTHTGEQPFGCSICGQRFSRKSNMVVHIRTHTKEKPFSCSFCSKSYSQKNSLTVHMQTHNGQ